Proteins encoded together in one Columba livia isolate bColLiv1 breed racing homer chromosome 3, bColLiv1.pat.W.v2, whole genome shotgun sequence window:
- the NTPCR gene encoding cancer-related nucleoside-triphosphatase isoform X1, with amino-acid sequence MGRTGRPPHSQPRLGAATDHHLYRTGRLKPYAGRWDSRPQGPPCEAPRGQGLGAGFSRAAAMRGGGEGAPRCFAATACKAPRLGVGKTTLIQKVTQALKSSGISIDGFYTEEVREGGRRTGFDVVTLSGKRGPLSRVSSGSSTSRREYRVGQYVVDLVSFEQLVLPMLRNVSHGSDAEKTVCVIDEVGKMELFSQAFIQAVRQTLTGSGTVVLGTIPIPKGKPLDLVEEIRSRKDVKVFNVSKENRNSILQDILAAVESCRK; translated from the exons ATGGGACGGACAGGCCGACCTCCCCATAGCCAACCCCGCCTGGGCGCGGCTACCGACCACCACCTTTACAGGACCGGCCGATTAAAACCGTACGCCGGCCGCTGGGATTCAAGGCCGCAAGGACCGCCATGTGAGGCACCGCGGGGACAGGGCCTCGGGGCGGGCTTCTCCCGGGCCGCCGCTATGAGGGGAGGCGGCGAGGGAGCTCCGCGCTGCTTTGCCGCGACCGCCTGCAAAGCACCAAGGCTTG gGGTTGGAAAGACTACTTTGATACAGAAAGTCACTCAAGCTCTGAAATCCTCAGGCATTTCCATTGATGGATTCTACACAGAGGAGGTTAGAGAAGGTGGCAGGAGAACAGGATTTGATGTTGTCACTTTGTCTGGAAAACGAGGACCTTTATCTAGAGTCAG TTCTGGTTCTTCTACTTCAAGACGTGAATATCGAGTTGGACAGTATGTTGTAGACCTTGTTTCATTTGAGCAGCTGGTTCTACCTATGCTGAGAAAT GTAAGCCATGGCAGTGatgcagagaaaacagtttGTGTCATAGATGAGGTTGGGAAAATGGAACTCTTCAGCCAGGCTTTTATTCAAGCTGTTCGTCAAACACTGACTGGCTCAGGGACTGTGGTGCTTGGAACTATTCCAATACCTAAGGGAAAGCCACTGGATCTTgttgaagaaataagaagtaggaaagatgttaAAGTGTTCAAT
- the NTPCR gene encoding cancer-related nucleoside-triphosphatase isoform X2 → MGRTGRPPHSQPRLGAATDHHLYRTGRLKPYAGRWDSRPQGPPWVGKTTLIQKVTQALKSSGISIDGFYTEEVREGGRRTGFDVVTLSGKRGPLSRVSSGSSTSRREYRVGQYVVDLVSFEQLVLPMLRNVSHGSDAEKTVCVIDEVGKMELFSQAFIQAVRQTLTGSGTVVLGTIPIPKGKPLDLVEEIRSRKDVKVFNVSKENRNSILQDILAAVESCRK, encoded by the exons ATGGGACGGACAGGCCGACCTCCCCATAGCCAACCCCGCCTGGGCGCGGCTACCGACCACCACCTTTACAGGACCGGCCGATTAAAACCGTACGCCGGCCGCTGGGATTCAAGGCCGCAAGGACCGCCAT gGGTTGGAAAGACTACTTTGATACAGAAAGTCACTCAAGCTCTGAAATCCTCAGGCATTTCCATTGATGGATTCTACACAGAGGAGGTTAGAGAAGGTGGCAGGAGAACAGGATTTGATGTTGTCACTTTGTCTGGAAAACGAGGACCTTTATCTAGAGTCAG TTCTGGTTCTTCTACTTCAAGACGTGAATATCGAGTTGGACAGTATGTTGTAGACCTTGTTTCATTTGAGCAGCTGGTTCTACCTATGCTGAGAAAT GTAAGCCATGGCAGTGatgcagagaaaacagtttGTGTCATAGATGAGGTTGGGAAAATGGAACTCTTCAGCCAGGCTTTTATTCAAGCTGTTCGTCAAACACTGACTGGCTCAGGGACTGTGGTGCTTGGAACTATTCCAATACCTAAGGGAAAGCCACTGGATCTTgttgaagaaataagaagtaggaaagatgttaAAGTGTTCAAT